A stretch of the Ensifer sp. PDNC004 genome encodes the following:
- the dapD gene encoding 2,3,4,5-tetrahydropyridine-2,6-dicarboxylate N-succinyltransferase translates to MTNHDLASLSQTIEAAFEDRDSVNTGTRGAVRDAVETALNLLDSGKVRVAQRGEDGNWTVNQWLKKAVLLSFRLNPMEIVKGGPGQSVWWDKVPSKFDGWSVNEFEKAGFRAVPNCVVRRSAYIAPNAILMPSFVNLGAYVGEGTMVDTWATVGSCAQIGKNVHLSGGVGIGGVLEPMQAGPTIIEDNCFIGARSEVVEGCIVREGSVLGMGVFIGKSTKIVDRATGEVTYGEVPPYSVVVAGSMPSGSTMGNGQPAPNLYCAVIVKRVDEKTRSKTGINELLRD, encoded by the coding sequence ATGACGAACCACGACCTCGCCTCCCTGTCGCAGACGATCGAAGCCGCCTTTGAAGACCGCGATTCCGTCAACACCGGAACCCGCGGCGCGGTGCGCGATGCCGTCGAGACGGCGCTGAACCTGCTCGACAGCGGCAAGGTCCGCGTCGCCCAGCGCGGCGAAGACGGTAACTGGACGGTCAATCAGTGGCTGAAGAAGGCCGTGCTGCTCTCCTTCCGCCTCAACCCGATGGAAATCGTCAAGGGCGGCCCGGGCCAGTCGGTCTGGTGGGACAAGGTGCCCTCGAAGTTCGACGGCTGGAGCGTCAACGAGTTCGAGAAGGCCGGCTTCCGCGCCGTTCCGAACTGCGTCGTGCGCCGTTCGGCCTATATCGCCCCCAACGCCATCCTGATGCCCTCCTTCGTCAATCTCGGCGCCTATGTCGGCGAAGGCACGATGGTCGACACCTGGGCGACCGTCGGCTCCTGCGCCCAGATCGGCAAGAACGTGCACCTTTCCGGCGGCGTCGGCATCGGCGGCGTGCTGGAGCCGATGCAGGCCGGCCCGACGATCATCGAGGACAATTGCTTCATCGGCGCCCGCTCGGAAGTCGTCGAAGGCTGCATCGTGCGCGAAGGTTCCGTCCTCGGCATGGGCGTCTTCATCGGCAAGTCGACCAAGATCGTAGACCGCGCCACCGGCGAAGTGACCTATGGCGAAGTGCCGCCCTACTCGGTCGTCGTCGCGGGCTCGATGCCTTCGGGCTCGACCATGGGCAACGGCCAGCCGGCGCCGAACCTCTATTGCGCTGTCATCGTCAAGCGCGTCGACGAAAAGACCCGCTCGAAGACCGGCATCAACGAACTGCTTCGGGACTGA
- a CDS encoding sterol desaturase family protein — MSDEVFYLLFLFGFYTFTVVTYFALGHGITWLNERNPERKIQKGRGSDKRRSAEIRQSLKSMFSACLPLTIGLYAQQKGWAPAPWTLTWWNALPLFVLSMILYDAWFYFMHRLLHTKWLYPLHALHHKSVAPTIWSTYSEDVVDNFLLQSFSAVVVFVVPFPPLVLVAHRLFEHFNGMIGHCGFEYFAASTARYPSPLLCTTFHDQHHSGFRYNYANYFSFWDRVLGTLAPNYDQRVKTFEDEAPRITISEGTELAEARERAE; from the coding sequence ATGTCTGACGAAGTGTTTTATCTGCTCTTTCTGTTCGGATTTTACACGTTCACGGTCGTCACCTATTTCGCGCTCGGCCATGGGATCACATGGCTCAACGAGCGAAACCCCGAGCGAAAGATCCAGAAGGGACGCGGCTCCGACAAACGCCGCAGCGCCGAGATCCGCCAGAGCCTCAAATCGATGTTCAGCGCCTGCCTGCCGCTGACGATCGGGCTTTACGCCCAGCAGAAGGGCTGGGCGCCGGCGCCCTGGACGCTCACCTGGTGGAACGCCCTGCCGCTCTTCGTGCTCAGCATGATCCTCTACGATGCCTGGTTCTATTTTATGCACCGGCTGCTGCACACCAAGTGGCTCTATCCGCTGCATGCCCTGCATCATAAAAGCGTCGCACCAACAATCTGGAGCACCTATTCGGAAGACGTCGTCGACAACTTCCTGCTTCAGAGCTTTTCGGCCGTCGTCGTTTTCGTCGTGCCGTTTCCGCCGCTGGTGCTCGTCGCCCATCGGCTGTTCGAACATTTCAACGGCATGATCGGACATTGCGGCTTTGAATATTTTGCCGCTTCGACTGCGCGCTACCCGTCTCCGCTGCTGTGCACGACGTTCCATGATCAGCACCATTCGGGCTTCAGGTACAATTACGCCAACTACTTCTCCTTCTGGGACCGTGTGCTCGGGACGCTCGCGCCCAATTACGATCAGCGTGTGAAGACCTTCGAGGACGAAGCGCCGCGGATCACGATCAGCGAGGGCACCGAACTCGCAGAGGCGCGGGAACGGGCAGAGTAG
- a CDS encoding pyrimidine 5'-nucleotidase, whose product MKKLDRLPTRSEFAHVTDWVFDLDNTLYPHHVNLFAQIDRNMTAYVAKLLSLEPADAKKLQKDYYRDHGTTLKGLMVHHGIDPNEFLEQAHAIDYSIVPADPALGEAIKSLPGRKFIFTNGSVAHAQMTARALGILDHFDDIFDIVAADFVPKPAGETYDKFMSLHRVDTRNAAMFEDLPRNLLVPKALGMKTVLLVPQNLEYTFAESWEKSNDTDEQIDYVTEDLTGFLRRLLTDL is encoded by the coding sequence ATGAAAAAGCTCGACCGCCTGCCGACCCGCTCCGAATTCGCCCATGTCACCGACTGGGTGTTCGACCTCGACAACACGCTCTATCCGCACCACGTCAACCTGTTTGCGCAGATCGACCGCAACATGACGGCCTATGTGGCGAAGCTTTTGTCGCTGGAGCCGGCCGACGCCAAGAAGCTGCAGAAGGATTACTACCGCGACCACGGCACGACGCTCAAAGGCCTGATGGTCCATCACGGCATCGATCCGAACGAGTTCCTCGAGCAGGCGCATGCGATCGACTATTCGATCGTTCCGGCCGACCCGGCGCTCGGCGAGGCCATCAAGTCGCTTCCTGGCCGCAAGTTCATCTTCACCAATGGCAGTGTTGCCCATGCGCAGATGACGGCCCGGGCACTCGGCATCCTCGACCATTTCGACGACATCTTCGACATCGTCGCCGCCGATTTCGTGCCGAAGCCCGCCGGCGAGACCTATGACAAGTTCATGAGCCTGCACCGGGTCGATACCCGCAATGCCGCCATGTTCGAGGACCTGCCGCGCAATCTCCTGGTGCCGAAAGCGCTGGGCATGAAGACTGTGCTGCTGGTGCCGCAGAACCTCGAATACACCTTTGCGGAATCCTGGGAAAAGTCGAACGACACCGACGAACAGATCGACTACGTGACGGAAGACCTCACGGGCTTCCTGCGCCGTCTCCTCACGGATCTCTAG
- the argB gene encoding acetylglutamate kinase: protein MSANESEIQARLLTQALPYMQRYENKTIVVKYGGHAMGNSELGRAFASDIALLKQSGVNPIVVHGGGPQIGAMLTKMGIESKFEGGLRVTDEKTVEIVEMVLAGSINKEIVALINQTGEWAIGLCGKDGNMVFAEKARKTIKDPDSNIERVLDLGFVGEVVEVDRTLIDLLARSEMIPVIAPVAPGRDGHTYNINADTFAGAIAGALNATRLLFLTDVPGVLDKQGNLIKELSVSQARALIADGTISGGMIPKVETCIDAIKAGVQGVVILNGKTAHSVLLEIFTERGAGTLIVP, encoded by the coding sequence ATGTCCGCCAATGAAAGTGAAATCCAGGCACGCCTGCTCACCCAGGCCCTGCCCTACATGCAGCGCTACGAAAACAAGACGATCGTCGTCAAATATGGCGGCCACGCCATGGGCAACAGCGAGCTCGGCCGCGCTTTTGCCAGCGACATCGCGCTTCTGAAACAGTCGGGCGTCAACCCGATCGTCGTGCATGGCGGCGGCCCGCAGATCGGCGCGATGCTGACGAAGATGGGCATCGAATCGAAGTTCGAAGGCGGCCTGCGCGTCACCGACGAAAAGACCGTCGAGATCGTCGAGATGGTGCTGGCCGGCTCGATCAACAAGGAGATCGTCGCACTCATCAACCAAACAGGCGAATGGGCGATCGGCCTTTGTGGCAAGGACGGCAACATGGTCTTCGCCGAAAAGGCGCGCAAGACCATCAAGGATCCGGACAGCAACATCGAGCGCGTGCTCGATCTCGGCTTCGTCGGCGAAGTGGTCGAAGTCGACCGCACGCTGATCGACCTGCTTGCCCGCTCGGAAATGATCCCGGTGATCGCGCCGGTGGCGCCGGGCCGTGACGGCCACACCTACAACATCAACGCCGATACCTTTGCCGGCGCGATTGCCGGCGCGCTCAACGCCACGCGCCTGCTGTTCCTGACGGACGTTCCGGGCGTGCTCGACAAGCAGGGCAACCTGATCAAGGAACTCTCGGTTTCCCAGGCGCGTGCACTAATTGCCGACGGCACGATCTCCGGCGGCATGATCCCGAAGGTCGAGACCTGCATCGACGCGATCAAGGCGGGCGTCCAGGGCGTCGTCATCCTCAATGGCAAGACCGCCCATTCGGTGCTGCTCGAAATCTTCACCGAGCGCGGCGCCGGCACGCTGATCGTGCCCTGA
- a CDS encoding bifunctional transcriptional activator/DNA repair enzyme AdaA yields MLFDLPSDDTLYDALIARSSDYEGSAFVCVKTTGVFCRLSCPARKPKRENTIFVGSIGTCLETGFRPCQRCRPLATFGAKDPLVQELLQALEAAPERRWSEDDLVRRGLDPSTVRRAFKRALGITFLDLARHRRLGLAARQLADGGRVIDAQLEAGYQSPSGFRAAFQRLLGDAPAAAQGRALLSSDWIETPIGPMVAVADATHLHLLEFHERKALPTELEALKRATRSAIVPGRTTPIDQIEGELKSYFAGEASGFQTPLAPGGTPFERNVWAKLVKIPAGGTRSYGDIAREVATIQSARAVAKANGSNRIAIVIPCHRCLGADGSLTGYGGGLWRKQWLLRHEAKMKPVSLLVEETQ; encoded by the coding sequence ATGTTGTTCGATCTCCCCTCCGATGACACGCTCTACGATGCACTGATTGCGCGCAGCAGCGACTACGAAGGTTCCGCCTTCGTCTGCGTCAAGACAACAGGCGTCTTCTGCCGCCTGTCTTGCCCCGCCCGCAAGCCGAAGCGGGAGAATACGATCTTCGTCGGCTCGATCGGAACCTGCCTGGAGACGGGCTTCCGCCCCTGCCAGCGGTGCCGGCCGCTTGCCACCTTCGGCGCCAAGGACCCGCTCGTCCAGGAGCTTCTGCAGGCACTGGAAGCGGCGCCCGAGCGGCGCTGGAGCGAGGACGATCTCGTTCGCCGCGGGCTCGATCCGTCGACCGTCCGGCGTGCCTTCAAGCGCGCGCTCGGCATTACCTTCCTCGATCTCGCGCGGCATCGCCGCCTGGGGCTCGCCGCCCGCCAGCTCGCGGACGGCGGGCGGGTGATCGATGCGCAGCTCGAGGCCGGCTATCAATCGCCGAGCGGCTTTCGCGCCGCCTTCCAGCGCCTGCTCGGCGATGCGCCGGCGGCAGCCCAGGGGAGGGCGCTGCTCTCGTCCGACTGGATCGAAACGCCGATCGGGCCGATGGTCGCGGTTGCCGATGCGACGCACCTCCATCTGCTGGAGTTCCACGAACGCAAGGCGCTGCCGACGGAACTGGAGGCGCTGAAGCGCGCGACGCGCTCGGCCATCGTTCCCGGCCGGACGACGCCGATCGACCAGATCGAAGGCGAGCTGAAGAGCTATTTCGCCGGCGAGGCGAGCGGATTTCAAACCCCGCTTGCGCCTGGGGGGACGCCCTTCGAGCGCAACGTCTGGGCGAAGCTCGTGAAGATTCCCGCCGGCGGAACGCGTTCCTATGGTGACATTGCCCGCGAGGTCGCTACCATCCAGTCCGCTCGTGCGGTCGCCAAGGCCAACGGTTCCAACCGGATCGCCATCGTCATTCCGTGCCACCGTTGCCTCGGCGCGGATGGTTCGTTGACCGGCTACGGCGGCGGGCTATGGCGCAAGCAATGGCTGCTTCGGCACGAGGCGAAGATGAAACCAGTCAGCCTATTGGTGGAGGAAACGCAATGA
- a CDS encoding isocitrate lyase/phosphoenolpyruvate mutase family protein: MNQKEKALAFAALHKKGDPVVLYNIWDAGSAKAVAEAGAKALATGSWSVAAAHGFGDGEKVPLAWLSDIARLIVASTDLPVSIDFEGAYSDDPATGAANVSRILDVGAIGINFEDQIVGKGGVHPVEKQATRIRAIREMADRRGIPLFINARTDLFLQEGDENRHAGLVVEAIARGKAYAEAGASGFFVPWLVDEALIAKVCAASSLPVNIMMRPTAPDLKALARAGVSRVSYGPGPYRVMMEKLKAAATEVYQS, from the coding sequence ATGAACCAGAAGGAAAAGGCGCTCGCCTTTGCCGCCCTGCATAAAAAGGGCGACCCGGTCGTGCTCTACAATATCTGGGACGCCGGCAGCGCCAAGGCGGTGGCCGAAGCCGGGGCCAAGGCGCTTGCGACCGGAAGCTGGTCGGTGGCCGCCGCCCACGGCTTTGGCGACGGCGAGAAGGTGCCGCTGGCATGGCTTTCCGATATCGCGCGCCTGATCGTGGCTTCGACCGACCTGCCCGTCAGCATCGATTTCGAGGGCGCCTATTCCGACGACCCGGCGACCGGTGCCGCCAATGTCTCGCGCATCCTTGACGTCGGCGCCATCGGCATCAATTTCGAGGACCAGATCGTTGGCAAGGGCGGCGTGCACCCGGTCGAAAAGCAGGCGACGCGCATCCGCGCCATCCGCGAGATGGCCGACCGGCGCGGCATCCCCCTGTTCATCAACGCCCGCACCGATCTCTTCCTGCAGGAGGGTGACGAGAACCGGCATGCCGGCCTCGTCGTCGAGGCGATTGCCCGCGGCAAGGCCTATGCCGAAGCCGGCGCCAGCGGCTTCTTCGTGCCGTGGCTGGTGGACGAGGCGCTGATCGCCAAGGTCTGTGCTGCCTCTAGCCTGCCCGTCAACATCATGATGCGACCGACCGCACCCGACCTGAAGGCGCTCGCCCGCGCCGGCGTCTCGCGCGTCAGCTATGGCCCGGGGCCGTATCGCGTGATGATGGAGAAGCTGAAGGCGGCGGCGACCGAGGTCTACCAGAGCTGA
- a CDS encoding DMT family transporter, with the protein METWVLITIAAAFLQNVRSAMQKHLKGVMGTTGATFVRFGFGLPFAFLYLLVLWQVVGRPLPVPNGTFFLWAVIGGLAQIAATFLLVHLFSFRNFAVGTAYSRTEPAQAALFGLIFLGEKASEGTLVAIAISVVGVMLISVARTTLSARTLVTSVFSRTAGIGLLSGTFFGLSAVAYRSASLALAPSLPAPDYMMQASFTLGFVILLQTVVMLIWIVLRERDELPRIAAAWKPAFVVGFVGASASFGWFMAMTLQQAAVVKVVAQVEMLFTFASSFFIFREWINRLELLGCLLIVLGVVMLVLI; encoded by the coding sequence ATGGAAACCTGGGTCCTCATCACCATCGCCGCGGCCTTCCTTCAGAATGTCCGCTCCGCAATGCAGAAACACTTGAAAGGCGTCATGGGCACGACGGGTGCGACCTTCGTGCGCTTCGGCTTCGGCCTGCCGTTCGCCTTCCTCTATCTCCTTGTGCTCTGGCAGGTGGTGGGCCGTCCGCTGCCGGTGCCGAATGGCACATTCTTCCTCTGGGCGGTGATCGGGGGGCTTGCGCAGATTGCCGCGACCTTCCTGCTCGTCCATCTCTTCTCCTTCCGCAACTTCGCCGTCGGCACCGCCTATTCGCGCACCGAGCCGGCGCAGGCGGCTCTCTTCGGTCTGATCTTCCTCGGTGAAAAGGCGAGCGAGGGTACGCTGGTGGCGATCGCCATCTCGGTCGTCGGCGTGATGCTGATTTCGGTGGCGCGCACGACCCTGAGCGCGCGCACGCTGGTGACCTCCGTATTCTCGCGCACGGCCGGCATCGGCCTGCTGTCCGGCACCTTCTTCGGCCTTTCGGCCGTCGCCTACCGTTCGGCGTCGCTCGCACTGGCGCCGAGCCTGCCGGCACCCGACTACATGATGCAGGCAAGCTTCACGCTTGGCTTCGTCATCCTCCTGCAGACCGTCGTCATGCTGATCTGGATCGTGCTGCGCGAGCGCGACGAGCTACCGCGCATCGCGGCCGCCTGGAAGCCGGCCTTTGTTGTCGGCTTCGTCGGCGCGTCTGCCTCCTTCGGCTGGTTCATGGCGATGACCCTGCAGCAGGCGGCCGTCGTCAAGGTCGTGGCCCAGGTGGAAATGCTCTTCACCTTCGCCTCGTCCTTCTTCATCTTCCGGGAATGGATCAACCGGCTGGAGCTTTTGGGCTGCCTCCTGATCGTGCTTGGCGTCGTAATGCTGGTCCTCATCTGA
- a CDS encoding LOG family protein, protein MARMKKRALRRKDGVWDPLADSSQSRQRAQTVPVTPQSASPSYRLAYIDDDFLCREELRPIRLQLELLKTEMMLEERGINSTVVMFGGARIPEPGGDAWAAKNETQRKNLEAASVYYEEARKFARLCSEHSAKLHYKEYVVVTGGGPGVMEAGNRGADDVGAPSIGLNIVLPHEQAPNRYVTPELSFNFHYFAIRKMHFLLRAKAVTVFPGGFGTLDELFETMTLMQTGRLALVPLILFGEKFWRSIVNFEALAEFGTIAPNDVDLVQFVETADEAWDIISRFYETVDPKSVPMANGRR, encoded by the coding sequence ATGGCACGCATGAAGAAGCGCGCTCTGCGCCGCAAAGATGGGGTCTGGGATCCGCTGGCCGACAGCTCGCAGAGCCGGCAACGCGCACAGACCGTTCCGGTCACGCCGCAATCGGCTTCGCCTTCCTATCGCCTCGCCTATATCGACGACGATTTTCTCTGCCGCGAGGAGCTGCGCCCGATCCGGCTGCAGCTCGAACTCTTAAAGACCGAAATGATGCTGGAGGAGCGCGGCATCAACTCCACCGTCGTCATGTTCGGCGGCGCTCGCATTCCCGAGCCCGGCGGCGACGCCTGGGCGGCGAAGAACGAAACGCAGCGTAAGAACCTCGAAGCCGCCTCGGTCTATTACGAGGAAGCACGCAAGTTCGCGCGGCTCTGCTCCGAGCATTCGGCCAAGCTGCACTACAAGGAATATGTCGTCGTCACCGGCGGCGGGCCGGGCGTGATGGAGGCGGGCAATCGCGGCGCCGATGATGTCGGCGCGCCGTCGATCGGCCTCAACATCGTGCTGCCGCACGAGCAGGCGCCCAACCGCTACGTGACGCCGGAACTGTCGTTCAACTTCCACTATTTCGCGATCCGTAAGATGCATTTCCTGCTGCGGGCGAAGGCCGTCACCGTTTTCCCCGGTGGCTTCGGCACACTGGACGAACTGTTCGAGACGATGACGCTGATGCAGACCGGGCGCCTGGCGCTGGTTCCGCTTATTCTGTTCGGGGAAAAGTTCTGGCGCTCGATCGTCAATTTCGAGGCGCTCGCCGAATTCGGCACGATCGCGCCCAACGATGTCGATCTGGTCCAGTTCGTCGAAACGGCCGATGAAGCCTGGGATATCATTTCCCGCTTCTACGAAACGGTCGACCCGAAGTCCGTTCCGATGGCAAACGGCCGCCGCTGA
- a CDS encoding EF-hand domain-containing protein, giving the protein MPNKTLILGVAALSVAVTGMASPSFAARDKMTPEQRGQRMIERLDTNKDQKVSLTEFQARISDNFKTFDTNGDGQISTEEMKVKREAFREARKAWKDAKAKTGEERETALAKLKEARPAMLPGLKPKAFKRVDTDSNGSLSASEVSSAAEAMFKRRDKNGDGVIDAADFTKKI; this is encoded by the coding sequence ATGCCGAACAAGACCCTGATCCTCGGCGTGGCTGCACTCTCCGTCGCCGTCACCGGAATGGCCTCCCCCTCCTTTGCCGCCCGCGATAAGATGACGCCCGAGCAGCGCGGCCAGCGCATGATTGAGCGGCTCGACACCAACAAGGACCAGAAGGTTTCGCTCACCGAGTTCCAGGCGCGGATCTCCGACAACTTCAAAACCTTCGACACCAATGGCGACGGCCAGATCAGCACCGAAGAGATGAAGGTGAAGCGCGAAGCCTTCCGCGAGGCGCGCAAGGCCTGGAAGGACGCCAAGGCGAAGACCGGCGAAGAGCGCGAGACCGCCCTTGCCAAGCTGAAGGAAGCCCGCCCGGCCATGCTGCCTGGGCTCAAGCCGAAGGCCTTCAAGCGCGTCGATACCGACAGCAACGGCTCCCTGAGCGCCAGCGAAGTTTCAAGCGCGGCCGAAGCGATGTTCAAGCGGCGCGACAAGAATGGCGACGGCGTCATCGACGCGGCCGACTTCACCAAAAAGATCTGA
- a CDS encoding DUF805 domain-containing protein encodes MTPEGPQPSMTWLFFSPSGRIGRLPFFLSWLFWFLIGGFMVARMVANEGNETVLALWTLAFVVSSLVSLPSIALLAIKRLHDIGYPGPLSLTLFIPVLSPVVFIALCLWPGDQGPNEFGARSDEPGP; translated from the coding sequence ATGACACCGGAGGGGCCGCAGCCGAGCATGACCTGGCTGTTCTTCAGCCCCTCCGGTCGCATCGGCCGCCTGCCCTTCTTTCTCTCCTGGCTGTTCTGGTTCCTGATCGGCGGCTTCATGGTCGCCCGGATGGTCGCCAACGAGGGCAACGAGACGGTGCTGGCGCTCTGGACGCTGGCATTCGTCGTCTCGAGCCTCGTCTCGCTACCCTCCATCGCGCTGCTGGCGATCAAGCGCCTGCACGACATCGGCTATCCCGGCCCGCTTTCCCTCACTCTATTTATCCCGGTCTTGAGCCCGGTCGTCTTCATCGCCCTTTGCCTCTGGCCGGGCGATCAGGGGCCCAACGAATTCGGCGCGCGCAGCGACGAACCCGGCCCCTGA